The segment ACGCTGCCGAAGGATTCGCCGTTTTTGTCCGTCGAGCCGCAGGAAACCCAGGCCGCTGTCGTCGTCACGCTGAAGCCCGGCGTCACGCTCAGCCAGCAGCAGATCGACACGATGTATCTGCTGGTGGAGAAATCGTTGCCCAAGCTCAAGCGCGAGAACATTACGATCTCGAACCAGTACGGCGAGCTGTACACGCCTTCGCAGGGCTCGTCCGACGGTTCGACCAACGTCGTCGGCAAGGCGAACGAACAGCTGCAAATTAAGAAAAATTTCGAAGCGGACATTCAACGGAAAATCATTTCGTTTCTCGGCCCGCTTCTCGGAGGGACGCACAAAGTCGTTCCGCTGGTTTACGCGACGCTCAATTTCGATGCGGTCAAGGAAATCCGCAACATGGTGACGCCGGTCAACACGGCCGACCAGACTGGGATCGACATCAGTATTCAAGAAATCCAGAAATCGTATTCGAGCGAGGGCGGGGCCGAAGGCGGCGTCGCCGGCACAGGGGAAACCGACGTGCCGGGCTATCCGGCTACCGGCGGTTCCGGCCGCGTCAATTCGGAAGAACTGAATCGGATCGTCAACCGCGAGGTCAACCGGATCCAGCAGGAGGTCATGCGCCAGCCGTACGTCGTCAAAGATTTGACGATCAGCGTCGGTATCGAACCGCCCGATCCCAACAACCCGGATTCGTTGACTCCGGAATTGCGCGACGCGATTCAGAGGTTGCTCGTCAGTTTCGTTTCGGCGGCCCTAGTCGACAGCGGACAGACGTTTACGCCGGAACAGCTTGCGGAAAAAGTAACGGTCATTCCGCACGCGATTACGCCGCCGGCCACCGCTGCCGCATCGAGGCCGAACTGGCTGTACGTGTTGTACGGCGTGGGTGCGCTGGCGCTGCTTCTGGGCGCCGGCGGAGCGCTGTGGGCGGTGCGCAGAAGGAAATCGGCGGCGGAAGCGGAAGAACAGGCGGCTGCGGTAGTCGAAGAACCCGCGAAAAAAATCGAACCGTTGCCGGTTGATCTGGAAAGCGCCACGACGGAGGCCCAGATCCGTCGGCAGCTCGAGCAGCTCGCCCGACGCAAGCCGACCGAATTCGTCAATCTGTTGCGGACTTGGCTGGTAGAAGAATAGAGGTGTCGTTCCTTGGCGAAACTTGCGGGACATCACGGTTTGTCCGGCAGGCAGAAGGCCGCCATTTTGTTGATCAGTCTCGGCCCCGAGGTGTCCGCGCACATTTTCAAACATTTGCGCGAAGACGAGATCGAGCAGCTCACGCTGGAGATCGCGAACGTGCGCAAAGTGGAGCCGAGCGAAAAACAAGCGGTCCTGGAAGAGTTCCATCAAATTTGTCTCGCTCAAGAATATATTTCCCAAGGCGGCATTCAATATGCCAAGGACATTTTGGAAAAAGCGCTCGGCCCGCAAAAGGCGCAGGACATCATCAACCGATTGACGGCGACGCTTCAGGTGCGGCCGTTCGATTTTGCGCGAAAAGCCGATCCTGCGCAGATTTTAAACTTTATCCAAAACGAGAATGCGCAGACGATCGCGCTGGTGCTGTCCTATCTGCAGCCTGAGCAGGCGTCCGTCATCTTGTCGGCGCTGCCGCAGGACAAGCAGGCCGAAGTCGCCAAGCGCATCGCCTTGATGGACCGGACGTCGCCGGAGGTCATCAGCCAGGTCGAACGGGTGCTGGAGCAGAAGCTGTCGTCGACGGTCACTCAGGATTATTCCCAGGCGGGCGGAATCGAAGCGATCGTTCAGATTCTGAACGGCGTCGACCGCAGCACGGAGCGGACGATTCTCGACACGCTGGAGATTCAAGATCCGGAGCTTGCCGAGGAAATCAAGAAGCGGATGTTCGTGTTCGAAGATATCGTCAATCTCGACAACCGTTCCATTCAGCGCATCATTCGCGAGGTAGACAATAAAGATTTGCAGCTGGCGCTCAAGGTGGCGAGCGAGGAAGTCCGCGACGCGATTTTCCGCAACATGTCGAAACGAATGGCCGAAGTGTTCCGCGAGGAGATGGAATATATGGGTCCCGTCCGTCTGCGCGACGTCGAAGAAGCGCAGACGCGCATCGTCGCGACGATCCGGCGCCTCGAGGAGGCCGGCGAAATTATCGTCGCCCGTCGTGGAGGTGACGATATCATTGTCTAAGGTGCTCAAACCCGGTTTTTACGTTGAGGACGTCTCCGGCCGGCTGATCGAGCCGACGGTCTGCACGGCGGTTTCGTCGCCGCTTCGCGACCGTCCCGCCGGCGGAAGTGAACGCGGTCGGCAGCTCGGCGAAATGGAAGAACGGCTTTTGCGCGACGCCGAGACTGCGGCACAGGAATTACTTGCCCGAGCGGCGGCCGAGGCCGATCGAATGCGGGAGGACGCACGACGCGAGATCGCGCAGTGGTGGGCAAAGCGGCGCGAGGAGGACGAGCGCGTCCGCGAGGAAGCGCGCGAGGCCGGATATCGGCAGGGTTACGCAGAAGGCGCCGAGGAGGCCCGGCGCGCCGTGCATCAGGAATACGCGGCGATGCTTGCGGAAGCCGCCGCCGTCGTTGAGCAGGCCGCCCGCATGAAGCGGCAGATGATCGCGGAGAGCGAACCGTTTTTGGTCGAACTGAGCGTGGCGATCGCTGAAAAAATCATTTCCCGGCAACTGACGCTCGAGCGTCGGTGGGTGATCGATCTCGTCCGGGAACAGCTTGCTCGACGCAAGGAAACCGGGACCATCACCGTCTGCGTCGCACCGCGCAATTTCGAACTTTTGCGGGAGGCGAGGTCGGAGCTGCGCGCAGCCGTTGATTCCCGCGCGGAACTGATCATTGTGCCGGATTCGTCGGTCCGCGACGACGGCTGTGTCATCCGCTCCGACTTCGGCAGCGTCGACGCCAGAGTCGAGACGCAGCTTTCGGAGATCCGGCGGGCGCTTTTGGCCGTTGCCGCCGAGGAGGCCGGCGCGGGATGAGCGCGTCGGTGAGCCGCTATTTGGAGCAACTCGGCCGGATCGATCCGGTCCGCATCAACGGTAGAGTCGTTCAGGTCATCGGGCTGATGATCGAGTCGGAAGGGCCGGAAGCGAAAATCGGCGACGTCTGTCTGATCTATCCGCCCAAATCCGGCGATCCGATCGCGGCGGAAGTCGTCGGGTTCCGCAACAACCGCGTGCTGCTGATGCCGCTCGGCGAACCGCAGGCGATCGCGCCCGGTTGCGACGTCGTCGGTACGGGGCGGCCGCTTGAAGTCCCCGTCGGGCAGGAGTTGCTCGGCAAAGTCCTGGACGGGCTCGGCCGGCCGTTGGACGGATCCGTACTGCCGCCGAGCATGCCGACGTATTCGACGAACCGTCCGCCGACCAACCCGCTGCATCGCGTTCGTATTCGCGAGCCGCTCAGCGTCGGCGTCCGCGCGATCGACGGTCTGTTGACGGTGGGGAAGGGACAGCGCATCGGCATTTTCGCGGGATCGGGCGTCGGCAAAAGCACGCTGCTCGGCATGATCGCCAGAAATACCGAGGCGGACGTCAACGTGATCGCACTGATCGGCGAACGCGGTCGTGAAGTGTTGGAATTTCTCGAACGCGACCTCGGCCCGGAAGGTTTGGCTAGATCGGTCGTCGTCGCCGCTACCTCGGACCAGCCGGCGCTAATCCGCATCAAGGGTGCGATGATTGCCACGGCGATCGGGGAATATTTCCGTGACCGCGGCATGAACGTCATGCTGATGATGGATTCGGTCACCCGTTACGCCATGGCGCTGCGTGAGGTCGGTCTCGCCGTCGGCGAACCGCCGACGACGCGCGGCTACACGCCGTCGGTGTTTGCGAACTTGCCGAAATTGCTGGAACGTTCCGGCGCGACGGCGCAAGGGTCGATGACGGCGTTTTATACCGTGTTGGTCGACGGCGACGATTTTTCCGAGCCGATCGCAGATGCCGTCCGCGGCATTCTCGACGGACACATCGTCCTCGACCGCGGATTGGCCAATCGCGGTCAATATCCGGCGATCGACGTGCTGGCGAGCGTCAGTCGCGTCATGCGCGACATCGTGCCGGCCGAACAGATGCGGGCCGCCGACGAATTCAAGCGGCTGCTCGCCGTTTATCGCGACGCGGAGGACCTGATCAACATCGGCGCCTATCAGCACGGCAGCAACCCGCAGATCGACGAGGCGATCCGGTACATCGGACCGATCCGCGACTACATCCGACAGGGCGTCGACGAAAAAGTGACCTACACCGACGCCGTCGACAGGCTGCTCGATATGTTCGGCGGAGGGAAGGCGGCATGAAATTCCGGTTTCCGTTACAGAAAATCGTTGATTTGCGCGAACAAGAGAGGATGCAGGCGGAATGGAGGCTTGCCGAGGCGCTCAAGCGGTTGCGCGAGGAGGAAAGGTCCTTCGCCGAGCTCGAGCGGATGCGCGACGACGTCTGTCGGATCATGGCTGACGCCTGCGTCGGGGCGACGACGGCCGCCCATCTTTCGGTAGTCGGGCGGTTTCTTACCCATCTGGACGGCCGCATTCGCCGCAAGCGGGCTGAGCTGGAAGACGCCGAGCGAACGGTGAGCGAACGCCGCGACGACTTGCGCGGACGCCTCGTCGAGGAACGGATTTGGCGAAACGCGAGAAATAAGGCATTGGAGCGGTTCAGGTCGGAGATGCTGCGGGCGGAGCAGAAAGAAATCGACGATTTGGCGTGTGCACACGACGCCGACCGCAGGTGACGGACCGCATCCGGGACAAGGAGGCGTTGACCGGCCGTGTCGGACATGGAACTGAAGGAATCGGGTTACAGCGCGTTCGAGCGTTTTCTGTACCTGTTTTTCATCCCGTTCGTGTTCACGTCGGTGTTGGTCGGCGTCCTGTTGTCGTTTTTCAACTACGACGTTCTCGACGCGCTGAAACGGGCCGGCAACCGGATTCCGTTGCTCGAGCGCATCGTCCCGGACCCGAAGCCGCGGCCGTCAGTCACGGCTGACAGCATCGGAGCCAAAGAATCCGGTTCCGCAGCGAAGGGTTCGGACATGCAGCAAGGCAGCGGGGAGGTATCGGCGTGGCAGCAAAAAGTACAGGAGCTGGAACAGCGCCTCGCCCAAACGGAAAACGATTTGAAAGCGCGCGACGAGAAAATCGCTGATTTGACGGAACAGTTGAGCCAGGCGAAACAACAGCTGCAGGAACAACAGGAACAAAAGGAAAAGCAACAACGGCGCGACAGCCAGTACGGCGAACTCGCGAAAATGTATGCCGCCATGACGGCGTCGAAAGCGGCGCCGATTCTCGAAAATATGGCGCCTGAGGAAGCGGCGCTCATCCTAAACCGGATGAAAACGGACGAGCGCGGCCGAATTTTCGAACGAATGGACCCGAAAAGAGCGGCCGAGATTACTGCGCTGCTAAAGCAGCCGGAAGAAGTGTTGGCCGAACGCGTCGCCAAGTCGCAGGCGGGCTCATCCGGAGCGGCCGCCCCGTCGGCCGTCGGCGCCGCCGAACTCGGAGCGACGTTCGAGAACATGAACCCGCGCGCCGCGGCGGAATTGCTGGTCGCTCTCTACGCGAACAATCCGGACAAGGCGCTGGCGATCATGCGGGCGATGTCGAACGCCGGCCGCTCGCGCATCTTGAACGAAATGATCGCTCTTTCCAAACCGACCGCGACGGCGATTTCCTCTCGACTCGGCGGATAACGGGGAGCATAGATAGAACGTCGCCTTGAAAGGAGGTGAAATCGGTGGTCCAGATCGAAACAATGTTGTCGGCGATATCGGGATTCGGCGGAGCAGCGGCAGGCCTGCGCGCCGGAGAAGCTGAGGGTCAAGCGTCGGACGGATTCGCCGGCGATGCGGTTCCGTTTGCCGTTTGGTTGTCCGCGCTGCTCGGCGGCCCGGTGGGAGACGTTCGGACGGCCGCCGTATCCGGCCTCGGGACGAAAACGTTCGAGCTCTTGCGGCTTGCCGGCCTGATGACGGGCGATCGTTTTGTCGAAACGGCGGCGGACCCAGCGGCGGCATTCGCCGTCGACAGCGGCGATATTGCCGACGCGACGAGCGCGACCCGTGTCGACGATCCCGCCGTTATCGCGCAAATCGCCGCGGCATTCGGGCTGTCTGCGCCCGAACTGACCGCCTGGTTGGCGGCCGTTCAAGCCTGGCGGGAGGCGAACGGGCAGCCGGCTGCGGATTCCTACGGCGTTGCGTCCGGCGTCGGTGTTCCGGCAATTCCGTCAGCGAAGGCCGGTCTTGAGGTCGTCTCTTTGGATTCCGCCGCCGGAAACGCGGCTGCTTTCGCGGACGTTCCGGCAAGTTCGCCGGACGGTTTACAGGACGGACGGGCCGCTTCACAAGTGCGCATTGCGTCCGGAGTCGCGACCGGAATTGTCTCACCGACGAAGCAGGCCGGAGCCGAGGTTTCGTTGCGGCAGGCGACAGTTTCGGCGATTGCGCATCCGCACCGGGACGCCGACGGCGGACGGTCGGAAATGTCGAATACCGACGCCGTCCGGCATCACCCGCTGGCCCGTCTCGAGTGGCTGGCCGCCAAGGCGATCGCCTCGCGTTCGGCTGTGGCGGACGTGCCGGTCGAAAGTCCGGTCGTGTCCAACCCGACGTCCCATTCCGGCGCAGACGAAACCGGCAGCGTCCCGATAAGCGTGGAAACGCCGCACGCCTATCCCATCAGGGACGTGCAGTCGTTTTTTGCGCCGCAAACCGGAACGCCAGCGCTTTCCGTCACCCGATTCGCGTTCGAGATGGCGCAATGGCTGGTTTCCCAATGGAAACTCAAAATCGGCGGCCACGTGCAGGAAGCTCGCCTGAGGCTCGAACCCGACCATCTCGGAGCGCTTGACGTCCGGTTGTCGCTCGAGGACGGCAGGTTAACCGCTCGGTTCCTTGCGGAAACCGGCCAGGCGAAAGACCTGATCGAAGCTCAGCTCGGCGCGCTGCGTTCGGCGCTCGCCGCGCACGGCATCCAAGTCGGCAAACTCGAAGTTTCGGTGTTTGCCGACGCCGGCTCGACCCGGCTTTGGGCGGACAACGGCGCGCAATCCCCGCTTGCGGACGACGGGCGCGGCGGAGCATTTTTCGGAGGCAGGCCATCGGGACGTCACGGCTGGAATCCTGAAGACGCTTATGAAGGGCCGGACGCCTCGGAGACGGCGACGCGCGGCGTC is part of the Candidatus Reconcilbacillus cellulovorans genome and harbors:
- a CDS encoding flagellar M-ring protein FliF → MKEQWNRYRELALQYWRRLTKMQRFAVVGSAIFLAATVVLVAVTFSRTEYAVAFQNLRPETAASIKEYLEKNGIPYKMSADGTSIGVPADRVAEVRVDVAAQGLLKSGSLGYGMFRNTGSFGMTDKEFNVQFLAAVQGELEQMINSIEGVASSKVMVTLPKDSPFLSVEPQETQAAVVVTLKPGVTLSQQQIDTMYLLVEKSLPKLKRENITISNQYGELYTPSQGSSDGSTNVVGKANEQLQIKKNFEADIQRKIISFLGPLLGGTHKVVPLVYATLNFDAVKEIRNMVTPVNTADQTGIDISIQEIQKSYSSEGGAEGGVAGTGETDVPGYPATGGSGRVNSEELNRIVNREVNRIQQEVMRQPYVVKDLTISVGIEPPDPNNPDSLTPELRDAIQRLLVSFVSAALVDSGQTFTPEQLAEKVTVIPHAITPPATAAASRPNWLYVLYGVGALALLLGAGGALWAVRRRKSAAEAEEQAAAVVEEPAKKIEPLPVDLESATTEAQIRRQLEQLARRKPTEFVNLLRTWLVEE
- a CDS encoding flagellar motor switch protein FliG, whose translation is MAKLAGHHGLSGRQKAAILLISLGPEVSAHIFKHLREDEIEQLTLEIANVRKVEPSEKQAVLEEFHQICLAQEYISQGGIQYAKDILEKALGPQKAQDIINRLTATLQVRPFDFARKADPAQILNFIQNENAQTIALVLSYLQPEQASVILSALPQDKQAEVAKRIALMDRTSPEVISQVERVLEQKLSSTVTQDYSQAGGIEAIVQILNGVDRSTERTILDTLEIQDPELAEEIKKRMFVFEDIVNLDNRSIQRIIREVDNKDLQLALKVASEEVRDAIFRNMSKRMAEVFREEMEYMGPVRLRDVEEAQTRIVATIRRLEEAGEIIVARRGGDDIIV
- a CDS encoding flagellar protein export ATPase FliI, whose product is MSASVSRYLEQLGRIDPVRINGRVVQVIGLMIESEGPEAKIGDVCLIYPPKSGDPIAAEVVGFRNNRVLLMPLGEPQAIAPGCDVVGTGRPLEVPVGQELLGKVLDGLGRPLDGSVLPPSMPTYSTNRPPTNPLHRVRIREPLSVGVRAIDGLLTVGKGQRIGIFAGSGVGKSTLLGMIARNTEADVNVIALIGERGREVLEFLERDLGPEGLARSVVVAATSDQPALIRIKGAMIATAIGEYFRDRGMNVMLMMDSVTRYAMALREVGLAVGEPPTTRGYTPSVFANLPKLLERSGATAQGSMTAFYTVLVDGDDFSEPIADAVRGILDGHIVLDRGLANRGQYPAIDVLASVSRVMRDIVPAEQMRAADEFKRLLAVYRDAEDLINIGAYQHGSNPQIDEAIRYIGPIRDYIRQGVDEKVTYTDAVDRLLDMFGGGKAA
- a CDS encoding flagellar export protein FliJ produces the protein MKFRFPLQKIVDLREQERMQAEWRLAEALKRLREEERSFAELERMRDDVCRIMADACVGATTAAHLSVVGRFLTHLDGRIRRKRAELEDAERTVSERRDDLRGRLVEERIWRNARNKALERFRSEMLRAEQKEIDDLACAHDADRR